Proteins encoded together in one Myxocyprinus asiaticus isolate MX2 ecotype Aquarium Trade chromosome 21, UBuf_Myxa_2, whole genome shotgun sequence window:
- the LOC127411881 gene encoding complement factor D-like: MKQIRVIFVSVLLFAASLPGECITGGNEAVAHSRPYMASLQWNGKHECGGFLISSQWVMSAAHCFQDGRDSGFKVVLGAHSLSRAEGTKQNMDVSAVYKHPGFSMSNYDNDIALIKLNMPITETDAVKPVKFQREGGDDPEKNAAVDTAGWGSLNNLGRRPDKLQELIITVLERMLCGRADFYGWKFTSNMLCAAEKIKDTCDGDSGGPLLYKGIAVGITSNGGKKCGSSRKPGLYTIISHYTQWIDHTTTQ; this comes from the exons ATGAAACAGATAAGAGTAATTTTTGTCTCTGTTCTGCTCTTTGCAGCATCTCTACCTG GTGAATGCATCACAGGAGGAAATGAGGCTGTTGCACACTCTCGTCCTTACATGGCTTCACTTCAGTGGAATGGAAAACATGAGTGCGGTGGCTTTCTCATCTCCAGTCAGTGGGTCATGAGCGCGGCACACTGCTTTCAGGATGG GAGGGATTCAGGTTTTAAGGTTGTGTTGGGAGCTCACTCACTGTCCAGAGCTGAGGGCACTAAACAAAACATGGATGTCTCTGCAGTGTACAAACATCCTGGTTTCAGTATGAGCAACTATGACAATGATATTGCCCTCATTAAG CTGAATATGCCAATCACAGAAACCGATGCAGTAAAACCTGTGAAATTCCAACGGGAGGGAGGGGATGACCCTGAGAAGAATGCAGCTGTGGACACAGCTGGGTGGGGCTCTTTGAACAATCTGGGAAGACGACCAGACAAATTGCAAGAGCTTATTATCACTGTCTTGGAGCGAATGCTCTGTGGCCGTGCTGACTTCTATGGATGGAAGTTCACTAGCAACATGCTCTGTGCTGCAGAAAAAATAAAGGACACTTGTGAT GGTGACTCTGGGGGTCCTCTCTTATACAAGGGCATTGCTGTGGGGATAACCTCTAATGGAGGGAAGAAATGTGGCTCCAGCAGAAAGCCTGGACTCTACACTATCATTTCCCACTATACTCAGTGGATTGACCATACAACAACccagtaa